The sequence GCATGGTGGAGCTGAGCCATGCGTCGGGCTCCCTCTAGCGGTTGTAAAAGGTATTGCAGCTCCTTAGCCATTATTGTGCAATAAGCAGGAGCACAGCTGTAGACCGGGAGGGGACATGAATTTCCCAAGCTGCCTCAGAATTGGCAAGTAGATAAGAAATCATGACATGTCGTTAATTGCACCCGCCGGACAGGAAAAGCTGCCAGTAAGCATGTTTTCAGTTTCCGTGTctccatttgtgtgtgcgcagatGGTCCGAGCTCCGGCTGCAGGAAAGAACACCCCcgatgccgccgccgcctcgtcCAAACAACCTACCATGTCTGACGATGAAATCGAGAGACAGCTCCGCGCCCTCGGCGTGGACTAACAGCTTCTGATCTCTTTCATATGGCGACTGACGCACTGACTTTGACACAGGTTAAAtggttacacacacacactgacacgcATCGACAGACATTTTACCGTTTTGTCGATTGCTCTACTTCTACTCAAATATTTATTACGACATTAGAGAGCTGGCTGAACGATCTGCGCTCGACTGGAAAAAAGCCGGATGCCGCCTGCACTCTTGTTCACAGTGCAGCTCGTTTTCTTCGGAAGGGCTGCAGCGCATACTTATGCAAATCATCTTCTATCTTTGCTGAAACTTGACTCTATACAAAATCATATACTACATATTTCTTTGCTTCCAATTAGTCGTATTCCTTTTTTGGGAGTgtaaaatgcacacaatgaGTGAAGCCTCACAGGTTGAAACCTCAGCTTCACATTAAAGTAATTGGTGAATCAACTCTGTACAGATTGTGACACTTTTGACTATTGGTACTAACTGAAGATGTTGCTGTTTGCTGTAGAGCATTCTATGCTAATTGAggaggggttttttttttaggaggggGGGTTCTCTTGGTTGGTCTTTATCTTCTTGTATAAATCACACAAGTTCTTCAGGGATTGCAGGTTGCCGCCTGTCCTGCCATCTCGCTTCCCTTTTAGCTGCTGTGCAGTTAtgcattttcattgttttttttgacgAGCTGCCTGTtgtccaaaacacacacacacacactgcaaagAGATTGTCACTGTGATAACAGAGGTGTTCCTGCTCATTATGATCTTTGAGTGACCATGAGTAACACGGAAACATTTCTCTTCTGTCTTAGggcatttttttgctttgttacGTTTccctagatttttttttttttttttgcatgtatcTCTCATGCACAACAAACGAGTTTAATAATTCAGTCATACATTTGTAAACATCTTTGAGAAGATTCATTGAGCAAAAACATCTTTGAACTTTCGATTGCTTGGgaggttttattttgtgtgtatgtgcactTGTTTCCTTAATTACTGGACTGTGTAAATGGGATTTTATAAGTAATAAAATTTCTTCTGGTACAACTTGTTGGTTTACTTATTGATGGAGAGATAAAATTGAAATATGGGGTTAGCTTTATGTATTATGTAGCTCAGGCCTGCATGcagctcttttacgttcatatcaacatttgtgttgggCAAACTAGTGTAAatttcgctctcaaaatggcagggaGAAAAATCACAGCGAAACGAAAACAAgaagatgaacacaggacgtttttaacagagtgggaaagtttcattttttttgttaaacgtaatggcaagccattctgcctgacaTGTCAGATGTCAATAGCGCATTTCAAAtcttcagcgccacttcagctcactccATGCTAACACCGATAACGattttccaaaagggactgaattttgCAAGTTGGACACTTAGAAAAGTCATGCAGAAAAACAGGACCAGTTTTTCCAAAAAATTACGAaccactcagagactgtcacgctTGCATCATATCAACTGggttggaacattgcacgggctaaaaagccatgcAACGAAGGGGAGTTCGCCAGAAGTCGCACTAAGCAACATGCaaagtaagtgaaaaaacgctattgtaaattatgtttttatttgtggactttgttgaactgagagtttgtgtgTCAGAGACAGTGCAcgcaatgttcattgttgaaaatgactgGCCTGTGGTCTTAGTACTGTTGGAGTCAATTTCTGTCAATTTAAAGGATATAATGATGATATGGAGTGACGTTCATGTGTGCCCATATGTATGAtttggctctttgcggtaacacggtaaaaaaatgtgtctctGACTAGTTGGCCACGCCTGGTGTAGCTACATAGAAGATTTTAATCTATTTCAATAGTAAGTAACAAGTTAAACTAAATAAAGTTTTGGGTTGTGACAGGTTTATTCCTTATAAACTGTATCCACATCCGCTTTCAGAAGAAAAGACAATAATTACAGTATGATTCTAATTATTGTAAAACAgccgaaaaataaaaatgttcaattttaaaattgttaCTCGTGCAGTGACAACTGTATAACGGCAGGGGGCGGAGTTGTCCCAGTTAGCTGGATTCAACTTGAACGTATTTTAAACGTGTGACCTGACTTCACATCAGTTCCGTAAAATAACTGCCAGTTTGGTAAATATCCTCTGGCTGTATTTATGAATTACAATGTATGACTTCACCAATTTGACACCAAAGCTCATTTTTTAGGTCCTTTTGTTGTTTCCTGTCAGCCACAAGTTTGCAGTACAGCAACTTGTGGAGTTAACACACTCCAATGACTTTAAATATACTAAACAATATCATATATTACATCTGAATATAAATAATGTGTTGTGCAGTACAACTACTGTAAGTATAATTagggaaataaaaattgcatcTCAACTCACAAACAAATAGTAAGACATAATGTGAATTACAATTCTTGATGCTataaaaatgagattttttttcccccttctctTTTCTGTTGAGCCACCCACACCTTTTGtgctaaaacaacaacaacaacaaaatacattaatTTTGCTTGGTTACAGACAAAACACTCAATATAAAGCAAAATATTATGAGTTCATCCATGATTTATATCATCGACCGATGTGTTTTACTCATCTGGCCTAAGCAGTTTGTACTCAATTTGGCCAAGCAGGAGCTGAGGCTGGTTTTGACTCGTTTCTCCCTCTGGCGCCTGTTACAGAACCACACTCGGACCACTTCCTTCTCCAGGTGAAGGCCTTTAGCTATCCGGGCTATTTCCTGGGAAGATGGTTTACTTTTTTCCACAAAGCTGTGCTCGAGAGCCTCCTTAGCTCCCAGGCTGAATTGAGGAGCAAGCAGAGAATAAAAAACCTGAATAGCTGCAGTGACAAGGcagattaaaaagaaaatacctgATAGTTGTTCTCCTTTTCCTCTTTCGCTCATTCATTCCAATTTTATCATTGTTCAGAGCTGAAAGGAGATGTGAGAGGAAGGTGAATTAGAGACTTCAAAGATGGGAGAAATTGGCGACTGGCTCACCTCGAGCGAGCTCAGCTTCATCCAACCATTTGGCTAGAATGGCCTTCAGTTTGCAGGCGTTCTTGAAGCTCAGCTGCAGATTTTCAAAGCGGCAGATTGTGGTCTGACTGAATTCTGAACCGTGCACGGCGGCGAGTGCCTCGCCCACGTTGGTTTGAGTGTAGCCTAGTTAAAGGAAGCAACCTTAAAATAACACTTTAAGCCATAgaacacaaacggtgcagcaacatgtagacagacaacagCAATACTGCTCTCCGGTTTCCTTACCAATGAAAATATTATTGCAGCTTACTAAGTCACTTACAGTAGTTGTGAAAGTcttctttgtgtctgtgtgtggctTGAATATATTAATGGCAAGTTACAAACGTAGTAAATGAAAGTGGGCGTGGCATTTCCATCCCAATTCTCACCAAGTTTGATCCTCCTTATCTTAAAGTCATTGGCAAACATCTCCAGCTCTTGTATCTGGGGGGAGTCCATAGCGGGGGTGTCTTCCAGCTCCCGGATGCTCTTCTTCTGAATGTTAACTTTCATCTCGCCCACAGCGGGGCCCCCAGGGGCCTCATCAGTTAGAAGGAGAGCCGAGGGCAGCGATGAGAAACCGTGACTTAATGCGCAGGAGCTGCCGCTTAAACCGGAATCTGGAAACTTGTACAAGCATGGTGTCAGTGAACCTGGACGGAAGGACACGAGAAGTGTGGAAATTTCTGTTAGTCACCAGAACATTAAATGAAGAGTAGAGACTTTAGATGGGTTCTAAAATCGTTGCATCATAAACGTCATCCCGTTTATAACGCAGTGAATCAAATGATACTATTCCGTCAATAGGTCAATGTCCACCATCTAAAATCTGAAGATGACGGCATGGGCACCCCTCAAAGGTAATCAATATTACCAAGCAACGGTGGCGTTCGATCAATATTGCATCAGTGACGGCGTCAACATTTTTCTCGTGTTATCCATTTGACAGCCTCCAGAAAGCCCCCAGGCTCAAACTAACAACCGTTGCATTTTTCAAGTCATGTCCAACACTTGGAAATCAGGACCACTTCCTCCATCTCTTGCTGTGTCCGTCATGTACGTGGACAGAATGATGAAATATTGCTTGAGCACACTGTTTGATGCAAGATATTGAGCGCTGAAATGAAACTATAAATGTATCCTTAATATGTAACttagctagctaactagcTAGCTTGTTCGCTATCAATGcttctcatttattttccaatctaTGGTTAAAAACGGAccaaacattttgttcttttcgTCATAATATATAAAGCAGGATTCTAAATACGCACATCTATGTTTTCCCGAGTGAGCTAAATCTCAAAATGTATGTTGCAGCTCAACTTTTCTCTTGTTTCCATCAACTCCCAAAGGagctcttctcttcttgaagCTTGACACTCCACCTCCAATTTTTGAAGCCTTtttgagtttgaaaaaagaaaagtgcgcTTCACTGATACTTGCTGGgagaaatgtgaaaataaaaagttgttgTCGACTGTATGCGCTGCTTGGAACATTAGTCAAGGACATTgggtaaaagaaaaattgaaatgatgtAATATGGCTAAATTAGCCTTGGTGTTGTTGGTGTTTCATCAAAGCCGcagcaaaaaatatttcctttATGTGAGCCAAAACCTTTTAAGTGTGTCGTTAGAAAAGTCTATAATGGACAAGAAATTGAAGAATTGTATTTTCAATTGGCCAATTTAATATTAATTGTGCAGTTTATTGTTGATTTCAAGAGTTGTAAACTCCAAATCAGGCAAAATGAGAAAGTTTCATTATAATTGAAATGATGGAACTGTGTGATTACCTTGCAGCGAGTTTGCAGCGCTCACCATGTTAGGCGGGGGTACGCCACACGTTTGCAGGATACAAGTCTGAGAAATACTCGCGGAGAGCATCTCCTGAGCTGTTATGCAAGAAAGGCACCTTCAGTCACACGTCAATCACAACTGAGATGACACAGTGAGAGGTacgcaaaaaacaaatgaaagaaaaactgaGCATAATGGCAGCCTGCCTACCTGCCATGATGCCGTAGGTGGCTTGCTGGTTGCTGTAATGACATGGTGTGACCGGGTAATGGAGGCTCGGGGGGCTGTTGCCCAGGGGGTTCGCCAGGGAGCTTGCGGAGAGCTGCATTTGAGAACGCTTGGACGGCTGACCCAGGGACAGCCCGGATgagactacaaaaaaaatcgacaTTAATACAGAggaattatcattatttttgtattaaaaaaatcactaaaattcaaaaattaaattattctcattaaattattcatcactttattgttttttttatgcatacaatgtttaaaaatgaagaaaatattcTCATTGTGAAAGCAATAACACATATGAACTAGCTTGATCGGATGCCTGTTTTGACATCTCCATTTCAGCCTTTATGTCAGAGCACGTTATTATGTACTAGAAGAAACGTGCCAGCCATTAGTGTagtaaataaatgatgttAGTAATCCAGATGGAGGCCCACTTACCTGCAGAGACCATGCTGTGGCCGTGGGAGGTGCTTGGCAGGCAGTCCCCGGCTGAGCTGTGGTGCATGAAAATTGGCAAAGGAGAATCTCCTGCCAGAGGCGAGAAAGCGTCACCACCAAATACCTGAGACGCCATTCGGCCTCTTTGCGTTGTCTGATACGGTCCACTTTGCTTAGGTCATCACCCCctttattaattcattttcaCTCACAGCATTTTTCAAccctcaacttttttttgagGGTTCCTCACTTCTGTCGCGGGCTGCATTAAAATTAAAGCTGAGCTTGTCTTTTCTCTATCCCATCACCGGGTAAGTGAGCGTCTGTCACCCCCTGGAGACTTTGCATCCTCCTGTAGGTATTTATACACCCCCCCCAGGAGCTTCCACTAGTCCTCACTCCACCCCAGGAGGCCCCTTCTTTCACATCAACCAGCAGCTACCAATCCCATGCCACCTCTGTTATTGTGTTTTTCCGTCCCTGCCTTTGTGTTATCCGGTCTCCAAATCCAGGATTAAGGTACAGAGCGGCGTAGAAACCCGATCTGGCTCGACCCTCGCTTTCTATCCACCGGCGCTGCGTCCCACCTTTGATTAAAGGGTTCGCCTGTTGTGCCGTAGGGCGGCGGtgtccaaaataacaaatacctgctttgatttcaatttcgtgatttttttttttttggttggggTATTTTGTGAGATTTTTTCGGATTGCATAAAATATGCCTTGGGTCAATCaaggttgggaaacattgTAATAACAATTactaacaatttaaaaaaatgaagcacTGTTAAAGGAATTATTGTTTCCAATGCTCCACTCTACAGAGCCATTCGCTCGATATCCCCTCAGTTGAAGATGTCACAACTCGAACTCTTCATCTCCTTCCTAACTGAGCAGAATGCCTCGGCGGTGTTTGGCCTGCCCCCCCCGACAAGTGTCTGATGTTTTGACAGCGGGCGATAGAGAAACTGCTACCACTTTGTGCCTGTTCGGAATTCTCCGCCGCTGTTTTCTCAGCGTGATATATTCTCCTTGACAAGGTcctctccacacacacaacgcACAAGGCATCATGCAGAGCAGCCGTGACCTTATGACACTATTTTCTTTGTGAGAGCCAGGGATGAAAATGGAGCGCTGCATTATGGCTCCCTGCTATTTGACATAGTGATGATTTGGACAAAGCCAAAATCGAGAATGATTACAAACACGGCAAATATTGATTCAGGTAAACAAGATCGAACGTGGTCGTAGAGTTGCGGGGGAATTGGAGATGATGTCATCTCAAAgatctaaccttaaccccaaCATAAGAATTCAGACATGATGATATCgcaccaaaatgttttattaataTGGAGGGatgtggagataaaaaaaaaaaagtgcaaccgCACATGCTGCGTTGCATTAAAATCCGTGTTAAAGCACTTCTTCCTGGCAGCGAGGAGGCCATTATCCCTGTAGAGCTTAATTAGCTGCCGCAACAGAAGAAAAGTGAATCACTGATAATGCACGTCCCCTCGGGGCCACGACCTTGGGATCTGCTGCCGAGCGCATCACTCCGAAAaggtctggaaaaaaaaaacctcccagGTAAAATGGAGCGTGAAGCGGGAAACACTTCTCGTTCCTCCTGTCACTTAGTTGCCGTGAATTGAGAACGTTCGACTAAGCTTTTGGTTCATTATATAAAAGAGGTCACTTTGTCTGCTGCTCAAATTGGAGACATTTTTGCATAccagttttgaaaaaaatgacctcTTGAAAGGCCTATTGCTAAGTCTTGCTAGCTAATATGATTTTAGACCTCTAAATAAATGTATCTGGAAAAGTCTTTTGTTTCTCGTACCCTTGCAGCCTTGCATGTACGTGACAAAATCGCAGtgcaaaatgtatatattataaaaaataaaatataaataaaatatataatatatgatTGGAATAACCCAACAGATATAATAGGACTGTgtttaatgcaaataaaaaaattatgcaATGTGCAATTTACTGTGCTGCGGTCAAGCAGCTGGTGGAAGGCAGCTGGAAGGTTTGCGAGAAGTGCAACAGTCTGCATCTCGAGGGAGCTTACTTGTTGCCTCCATTTGCATGACACCACAGCGGGGCGGATAAAAAACTAACTGGCATTCATTGTGCGGCAAGCTTCACTTGTTTGCAGGCCGGGCTTATCCCAAGCGAGCCAATTATCTCAGAGTGAGCGGAAGAGAACGTTGCCTTTGTCTTCGTATGGTGTCCGTTTTGCGCTCATTGCAGAGTGTTTGGGTTAAAACAGCGGGGACCCATCACCAAGGACAAAGGTTAAGCTAGGGAGCATGCCGGCCATGTGCTCGCTGTTGTGTCTGTATTTGTGGTTATCCGGCCCGGAGCTCTGCTTCACTATTGTTGATGGAGGTGGGCAGCAGGTGAAAAATAGCTTGTGGGTGGCGGGCATGATTCAACTTGCTTGAGCTCGCGATGCTAATTTTGGAGTTTGGAATGTTTTGCTGTGAGCTGAAACAACTCTGTGGCTTGAAACATgctttatatacatatttatatattaatatttatatatttacatatttatattatatatatatatattatatatattatattatattatatatatatattatatattatatattatatattatatattatatattatattttatttatatatattttattatattattatattatatttatatttatatttatatttatatttatattatatatatatatatatatatatatatatatatatatatatatatatatattaaggTACAACCACCAACTAGGTAACTACATTATCTACGTAAGTCGCATCTACTTTTAACACGAGTAACGTTCAGTCATCGCTTGCCATAATTGAACAGAGACAGAAATTGTGAAAAGGGATACTTGAAATATGTCCCAGTCTTCTTTCATTTCAGCCAACTACACCCACTCCAGTCAAAGATCATCCTTCTGGCTGCTGAAGCACGAATTATTTCTGTGCTCTGATACGTCTCATGCTTTTGCGGCGTCCTCTTGTAAATTGttgcaaattaaaaacaagccACTAAAATTGGCAAATTTTGATAACAgcaaaaatctcaaaataatTGCACCTGCTTATAAATGATTTGAACATAAGCCCTCGATAAATTGATTCTGCTCACCTCAAAATCTCACCAGTCATGCTACCTTTAATATTACTGGAGTCAGTTTGGCAagttagaaaatattttctattctTTTCTCTCATGCTGCTGTGAATCCATCCCCAATCTCTGGGGGAGGCGTTGCCTCACACTTTGCAAAACACTAGTGTGCATGGCACCTTGAGGGACAGTCAGGTTCCCGGGAGCTGTACTTTACTTACACAATATGTGCAGGCTTATATGTAAGGTAGCTGTTGggct comes from Syngnathus acus chromosome 21, fSynAcu1.2, whole genome shotgun sequence and encodes:
- the pou1f1 gene encoding pituitary-specific positive transcription factor 1: MASQVFGGDAFSPLAGDSPLPIFMHHSSAGDCLPSTSHGHSMVSAVSSGLSLGQPSKRSQMQLSASSLANPLGNSPPSLHYPVTPCHYSNQQATYGIMAAQEMLSASISQTCILQTCGVPPPNMVSAANSLQGSLTPCLYKFPDSGLSGSSCALSHGFSSLPSALLLTDEAPGGPAVGEMKVNIQKKSIRELEDTPAMDSPQIQELEMFANDFKIRRIKLGYTQTNVGEALAAVHGSEFSQTTICRFENLQLSFKNACKLKAILAKWLDEAELARALNNDKIGMNERKRKRRTTISLGAKEALEHSFVEKSKPSSQEIARIAKGLHLEKEVVRVWFCNRRQREKRVKTSLSSCLAKLSTNCLGQMSKTHRSMI